AGGGCTTGATGATAACCGTATTCCCCGTAGCCAAAGCGTAAGGCAAAAACCAGAAGGGAATCATGCCGGGGAAGTTGAACGGCGCAATAATGGCAACCACCCCCAAAGGCTGGCGGATCATCATTTCGTCAATACCGCTGGCGATATCCTCGTTCAGATAGCCCTGCATAAGTACCGGAATCCCGCAGGCAGTTTCCACATTCTCAATTGCGCGTCGCATCTCACCTCGGGCTTCCTGAATAGTTTTCCCATTCTCCAGCACAATCGTGCGGGCAAAATCTTCAAAACGCACTTCCATAAAGTCTTTTAATTTAAACAAATACTGAATTCGGGTAGTAGCCGGAGTTCGTCGCCAGGCATCAAAAGCAGTTGAGGCAGCCTGGACAACTGAATCCACATCTTTGGCCGGGGAGAGCGGAACCCGGCTGAGGACTTCTGCCGTAGCCGGGTTGATTACATTCTGATATTCTGTGGCCGTGGATTCAATCCATGCACCGTTGACATAATTCATCAATTTTTTGGACATTTTTTCTCCTGCGAAAATTGTGGGAAGGGCAAATATAGGATTTGCGCAAAAAAGCCCAAAAACAGGGGGTGTGGTAACTTCGCACCCTCCGAGCCTCTATTCTCGACAAGTTTTCCATCAGATTGCGTAAACCCTAAGACAATATGCTAAATTTCTATAAAGGACTTTATACTCGATATTGTGCCTGAATATTAGTTATCCGGCAAGAGGGCAAATAAAAAACAACCCAGTACCCCCCAGGCGTACAGTTTGCAATTCTCTGCATTGCTGACTATAATACACCTACGTTTCGCTTCCTACACTTGCATGTACAGGAGGATTCTCTGGAAGATCAAACGACTACTCGTAATTTCAACCCAGGCGAACTGGAAGATCAGGGCAGTCAGTTAAAGCCAAAGACGTTACTCGAAAACCGTTACCTTGTTGAGCGGGCTTTAGGAACGGGTGGCATGGGCGCGGTTTACTTGGCGCGGGATAGTCGTTTTTCTGTCACCAAGTATGTTGCTGTAAAAGAAATCATAGCCCAGGTTACCGATGCTGCTTTACGCGAAATAATGGTCGCCAATTTCGAACGGGAAGCGAATCTATTAGCAAGCATTAGCCACGCAGCGATTCCAAAAATTCACGATTTTTTCTCGATTAATAACCGCTCGTACGTCGTAATGGAGTATATCCGCGGGAAAGATCTCGAAAGCATCGTCAACGCAAACAAAGAAAACCTGTCTGTACAACAAATCGCTATTTGGGGGATTGAATTGTGCGACGTATTACATTACTTGCACACACGCTCCCCTGAGCCGATTGTTTTTCGGGATATGAAACCCTCCAACATAATGGTGACACCGGAGAATCACGTTGTTCTGGTTGATTTCGGAATTGCCAAAAAGTTTCAGGCCGGACAAAAGGGGACGATGATCGGCACCGAGGGGTATTCTCCCCCCGAACAATACCGCGGCGAATCATCCCCCAAAGTGGATATTTACGCCCTCGGAGCTACCCTGCATCATTTGCTCACCAGCATTGATCCACGCGATGAAGCACCGTTCACATTCGCCGAGCGACCCATCCGCCAACTCAACCCCGATGTTTCCATCGAATTTGAAACGATTGTTGAAACGGCGCTGCAATATAATGCAGATGAGCGCTTTAAAGATGCCAATACCATGAAAGAAGCCTTGATACAGATCGCCCGTCAGGGTGGTTCAAGCTACCACCCCAAAGGGACTGCTGCAATTATTCGAGATTATGAAATTAAACAGTTGTGGGATTTCGAATGTGAAGATGAAATTCGCGGCTCGGCAATTGTGCAAGGCGGTTTGCTCTACATTGGCGCGTACGACAACAATCTCTACGCTCTCGATGCAACTTCAGGCCATTTCAAGTGGAAATACGCCAGCGAAGGCGGAATCGCCGGTACACCAGCCTATTTCGAAAACAGCGTTTTCTTTGGTTCAGAAGATCATCGTGTCTATGCCATCAACGCCATATCTGGACGTGTGCAATGGAGCTACTCGACAGATGGCCCAATCCGCTCAACCCCAACCATACAAGACCGGCATGTTTTCATTGGTTCAGACGACGAACACATTCATGTTATTAACACCACCACGGGGAGACGGGCAACAAAAATCAACGCAGGGGCTCTTGTGCGGTCAAAGCCATTGCTCATCAATGATGGCCTCTATTTTGGCACCGAAAACGGCGATTTATTTTTTGCCGATTTCAATGGAAAAATCCGGTGGCGCGCAAATGCCAAACGAGCGGTAACTTCATCCCCAAGCATAAATAACGGCGTGGTCTACTTCGGCTCTGTAGACGGCCAATTCTATGCGGTGAACGCACAAACCGGCTGGCCCATGTGGCGCTTCCGCATGGAGCGGGGTACCATCTCATCCCCCTTTGTCACAGACCAATTCGCCTATATCGGCTCTGCCGATGGCAATATCTACTGTATCAACTTGCAGACATCTAAAGAAGCCTGGCACTTCTCAACTGGACACCAGGTTTCAAGCTCTCCCCTGCTGCATAACGATGCTATCTACTGCGGCAGTATCGACAACAATATCTATTGCCTGGATGCCAAAACCGGTAATTTACGCTGGAAATTCGATACCGGCGGCGCAATTACAGGCTCCCCCACGATTGCCAATAATATCTTATATATTGGATCATTGAATCATTTTCTTTATGCGCTGCCAATCTAATGGAAATTCAGACTCACTCGGGCTTGATCCACCTCAAAATATGGAATCCTGCTCACCTGGCATGCACCCACTCAACAGGAGTCAGCATTCGTGAATAATTTTTTAAAAAGCCTATTTGGACAAACCAAGCCATCTGCGGATCAAGAAAATGAATCTGCCATTTCAACAGCAAAACCCATGAGTG
The sequence above is drawn from the Chloroflexota bacterium genome and encodes:
- a CDS encoding PQQ-binding-like beta-propeller repeat protein; protein product: MHVQEDSLEDQTTTRNFNPGELEDQGSQLKPKTLLENRYLVERALGTGGMGAVYLARDSRFSVTKYVAVKEIIAQVTDAALREIMVANFEREANLLASISHAAIPKIHDFFSINNRSYVVMEYIRGKDLESIVNANKENLSVQQIAIWGIELCDVLHYLHTRSPEPIVFRDMKPSNIMVTPENHVVLVDFGIAKKFQAGQKGTMIGTEGYSPPEQYRGESSPKVDIYALGATLHHLLTSIDPRDEAPFTFAERPIRQLNPDVSIEFETIVETALQYNADERFKDANTMKEALIQIARQGGSSYHPKGTAAIIRDYEIKQLWDFECEDEIRGSAIVQGGLLYIGAYDNNLYALDATSGHFKWKYASEGGIAGTPAYFENSVFFGSEDHRVYAINAISGRVQWSYSTDGPIRSTPTIQDRHVFIGSDDEHIHVINTTTGRRATKINAGALVRSKPLLINDGLYFGTENGDLFFADFNGKIRWRANAKRAVTSSPSINNGVVYFGSVDGQFYAVNAQTGWPMWRFRMERGTISSPFVTDQFAYIGSADGNIYCINLQTSKEAWHFSTGHQVSSSPLLHNDAIYCGSIDNNIYCLDAKTGNLRWKFDTGGAITGSPTIANNILYIGSLNHFLYALPI